Proteins from a genomic interval of Desulfuromonadaceae bacterium:
- a CDS encoding ORF6N domain-containing protein codes for MVLEIRGQRVLLDCDLAKIYGVETKRVNEAVKNNPEKFQPGYLFELSEKEFEDLRSKLSTANFAKTRTIPKAFTEKGLYMLATVLKGPVATQATVAIIETYAKLRELSRNIKQLSESPAKNRQQSLMQRSGELIAEILDDDLQSNEAETSIELNFAVLKFKHTVKKKRGKGAS; via the coding sequence ATGGTTCTTGAAATCCGTGGGCAACGAGTTCTTCTGGACTGCGATCTTGCAAAAATCTACGGAGTCGAGACCAAGAGAGTGAACGAAGCTGTTAAAAATAACCCCGAAAAGTTTCAGCCCGGCTACCTGTTTGAATTGAGTGAGAAGGAGTTTGAGGATTTGCGGTCGAAACTTTCGACCGCAAATTTCGCCAAAACCAGAACGATTCCCAAGGCCTTCACCGAAAAGGGGCTCTACATGCTGGCCACCGTTCTCAAGGGGCCGGTGGCAACGCAGGCAACCGTCGCCATTATTGAAACTTATGCAAAGCTTCGCGAACTTTCGCGCAATATCAAACAACTCTCGGAGTCTCCGGCAAAAAACAGGCAGCAATCGTTGATGCAAAGAAGCGGTGAACTGATTGCCGAGATTCTCGACGATGACCTGCAGAGCAATGAAGCCGAAACTTCGATAGAACTGAACTTCGCGGTTCTGAAATTCAAGCACACGGTCAAGAAAAAGCGTGGGAAAGGCGCGTCGTAA
- a CDS encoding type II toxin-antitoxin system VapB family antitoxin: protein MTAIDLIDDKLIERAWQIGRHKTKKAVVTEALEEYILRRQQLDMVGLFHRVEFDPDYDYKEQRRRS, encoded by the coding sequence CTGACCGCCATCGACCTCATCGATGACAAATTGATTGAACGAGCCTGGCAGATCGGGCGGCACAAGACTAAAAAAGCGGTGGTAACGGAGGCCCTGGAGGAATATATTCTGCGTCGCCAGCAGCTGGACATGGTCGGGCTGTTTCATCGGGTCGAGTTTGACCCCGATTACGACTATAAAGAGCAGCGTCGGCGCTCATGA
- a CDS encoding type II toxin-antitoxin system RelE/ParE family toxin, which translates to MVWRIEITNTAKKQLTKLDHQIQTEIVRYLRERISTEDDPRRYGAPLRKELTGRWKYRVGAYRLICEIQDKNILVLVLMVGHRSKAYGKA; encoded by the coding sequence TTGGTTTGGCGGATTGAAATTACCAATACTGCCAAAAAGCAGTTAACCAAGCTTGACCATCAAATCCAGACAGAAATTGTCCGCTACTTGCGAGAGAGAATCAGCACCGAGGACGATCCGCGCCGTTATGGTGCGCCCCTAAGGAAAGAACTGACAGGCCGCTGGAAGTATCGCGTCGGTGCCTATCGCCTGATCTGCGAGATTCAAGACAAAAACATTCTCGTTCTGGTTCTGATGGTTGGACACCGTAGCAAGGCTTATGGTAAAGCATAA
- a CDS encoding TraY domain-containing protein, which translates to MLALRLPEDIERRLEALAKRSGRSKSFYAREAILEHLDDLEAAYLSDEILKRVESGKERTHTLEDLERELGLAD; encoded by the coding sequence ATGCTTGCCCTTCGATTACCTGAAGATATCGAACGTCGTCTGGAAGCACTGGCAAAACGATCAGGCCGCTCAAAATCATTTTATGCCCGCGAAGCCATTCTTGAACATCTGGATGATCTGGAAGCAGCCTACCTCTCCGACGAGATCCTGAAACGCGTCGAATCGGGGAAGGAACGAACCCACACCCTTGAAGACCTGGAGCGAGAGCTTGGTTTGGCGGATTGA
- a CDS encoding HEPN domain-containing protein, with translation MSATDHDICNKVRQWIEYGDEDLLLARHGLHMESSVPYRLIAYHAQQCAEKYLKAYLVLHSIDFPFTHNLGRLIELAQQKRGWADTLTEAETLTPYAITTRYPGVDEPVSATEARHAIAIAEQTRELVKQALTEEGFTPSP, from the coding sequence ATGTCCGCCACTGACCACGACATCTGCAACAAAGTCCGTCAATGGATTGAATACGGTGACGAGGACCTGCTCCTGGCCCGTCACGGTCTCCACATGGAATCTTCCGTCCCCTATCGTCTCATTGCCTATCATGCCCAACAGTGTGCCGAAAAATATCTGAAAGCCTATCTGGTCCTGCACTCAATAGATTTTCCCTTCACCCACAATCTTGGTCGTCTCATTGAACTTGCCCAGCAAAAAAGAGGCTGGGCGGACACCCTGACAGAAGCCGAAACACTCACCCCCTATGCCATCACAACGCGTTATCCGGGAGTAGACGAACCAGTCAGCGCTACTGAAGCACGTCACGCCATTGCCATTGCCGAGCAAACTCGCGAGCTTGTAAAACAGGCTTTAACCGAGGAGGGCTTCACGCCTTCACCATAG
- a CDS encoding nucleotidyltransferase domain-containing protein, whose amino-acid sequence MTLAESFQPEKIILFGSQARNDADQHSDVDLLIITEVHGSRRDLMVKMDRALRGSGFARDIVILTPEEFERDKDISGTVARPAWQEGKILYVRH is encoded by the coding sequence TTGACACTCGCTGAATCATTCCAACCCGAAAAAATCATTCTTTTCGGTTCTCAGGCCCGCAACGATGCTGACCAGCACAGCGATGTCGACCTTTTGATTATCACCGAAGTACATGGAAGTCGCCGTGACCTGATGGTAAAAATGGATCGCGCACTTCGCGGCAGCGGTTTTGCACGCGACATTGTCATTCTTACTCCTGAAGAATTCGAGCGCGACAAGGACATCTCGGGAACCGTCGCCAGACCAGCGTGGCAAGAGGGGAAAATTCTCTATGTCCGCCACTGA
- a CDS encoding DUF721 domain-containing protein, whose protein sequence is MNTSANDGETRRSHTPTGISEVLNNFFAPPERQKKLRAYRLWQFWHDVVGPQIATHAHPLRIRDAILEVRVDQPVWMQQLQLLKPQILKRLNDRLGEQLIDDLFFRRGQVTPPVSPPPPKPPLAQLTATEREHVTDTVAALADDDLREELGKLLELQMRLAKSRKTSD, encoded by the coding sequence GTGAATACGTCAGCGAACGACGGCGAGACACGCCGCTCTCATACCCCTACCGGCATCAGCGAGGTGCTGAACAATTTTTTCGCTCCCCCTGAGCGACAGAAAAAACTGCGCGCTTACCGCCTGTGGCAATTCTGGCATGACGTTGTCGGCCCGCAGATCGCCACCCATGCCCACCCGCTGCGCATCCGCGACGCCATTCTTGAGGTCCGGGTTGACCAGCCGGTATGGATGCAGCAGCTGCAACTGCTCAAACCGCAAATTCTCAAGCGTCTCAACGACCGCCTCGGCGAACAACTGATTGACGACCTGTTCTTCCGCCGCGGGCAGGTTACCCCCCCCGTCAGCCCGCCACCGCCCAAACCGCCGCTGGCGCAATTAACCGCCACCGAACGCGAACACGTTACAGACACCGTGGCCGCCCTGGCAGACGATGACCTGCGCGAAGAGCTTGGCAAGCTGCTGGAACTGCAGATGAGACTCGCAAAAAGTCGTAAAACTTCAGACTGA
- a CDS encoding DUF3343 domain-containing protein gives MVRDKDFVIIFHSMHRVMQAEKILKRAKIDILLIPVPRQLSSDCGLAIRYTPLEAARVKEALREAGLCPAECYQYAQRKYLAVTAA, from the coding sequence ATGGTTCGCGATAAAGATTTTGTCATTATTTTTCATTCGATGCATCGGGTGATGCAGGCGGAAAAGATTCTCAAACGCGCAAAGATCGATATCCTGCTGATTCCGGTGCCGCGTCAACTGTCATCCGATTGCGGGCTGGCCATTCGTTATACGCCGCTTGAGGCCGCGCGTGTCAAGGAGGCGCTGCGCGAAGCCGGGCTGTGCCCTGCTGAGTGTTATCAGTATGCGCAGCGCAAGTATCTTGCAGTGACCGCAGCTTGA
- the ffh gene encoding signal recognition particle protein has protein sequence MFDNLSEKLDGVFKKLRGRGHLSEENIQEALREVRLALLEADVNFRVVKDFIAAVRERAVGQEVLKSLTPAQQVVKVVREELALLMGEGLDNRLDFAARPPVAVMLCGLQGAGKTTTCGKLALKLRREKRNPLMVPADVYRPAAIEQLNTLGRQLDIAVYDAGGESDPVRICTAAARYAGLHGFDTLLLDTAGRLHIDDALMGELGRIKAALDPREILLVADAMTGQDAVNVAQSFDERLSLTGVVLTKLDGDARGGAALSIRAVTGKPIKLIGMGEKLDALETFHADRMAQRILGMGDVLSLIEKAEAAFDQGEAAALEQRLRKEGLTLEMFRDQLRTVKKMGSMESLLKMIPGAGKALKQAGDMQLPDQELKKIEAIINSMTVRERRDHRILNGSRRLRIANGSGTRVQDVNQLLKKFTEAQKMMKKLQKMGPKGIRGMFGSGGSLPF, from the coding sequence ATGTTTGACAATCTTTCTGAAAAGCTCGATGGAGTCTTTAAGAAGCTGCGTGGTCGCGGCCACCTGAGTGAGGAAAATATTCAGGAGGCGCTGCGGGAAGTGCGGCTGGCGCTGCTCGAAGCCGATGTCAATTTCCGGGTGGTCAAGGATTTCATTGCCGCGGTGCGTGAGCGGGCGGTGGGGCAGGAGGTGCTGAAGAGCCTGACCCCGGCGCAACAGGTGGTCAAGGTGGTGCGCGAGGAGCTGGCCCTGCTGATGGGCGAGGGGCTCGACAATCGCCTCGATTTTGCCGCACGACCGCCGGTTGCGGTGATGCTGTGCGGTTTGCAGGGGGCGGGGAAAACCACCACCTGCGGCAAACTGGCGCTTAAGCTGCGCCGCGAGAAGCGCAACCCGTTGATGGTTCCGGCGGATGTTTATCGCCCGGCGGCGATTGAACAGCTCAACACCCTTGGCCGTCAGCTCGATATTGCGGTCTATGATGCCGGGGGTGAAAGCGACCCGGTGCGGATCTGTACCGCTGCGGCGCGTTATGCCGGGTTGCACGGTTTCGATACATTATTGCTCGATACTGCCGGTCGGCTGCACATCGACGATGCGTTGATGGGGGAGCTCGGGCGCATCAAGGCGGCGCTCGACCCGCGCGAGATCCTGCTGGTTGCAGATGCCATGACCGGGCAGGATGCGGTGAATGTGGCGCAGAGCTTCGACGAGCGGCTGTCGTTGACCGGGGTGGTGCTGACCAAGCTCGACGGCGATGCGCGTGGCGGTGCGGCGTTGTCGATTCGCGCGGTGACCGGCAAGCCGATCAAGCTGATCGGCATGGGAGAGAAGCTCGACGCTCTTGAAACCTTCCATGCGGATCGCATGGCCCAGCGGATTCTCGGCATGGGCGATGTCCTGTCGCTGATCGAGAAGGCGGAGGCCGCGTTTGATCAGGGCGAAGCAGCGGCGCTGGAACAACGCTTGCGCAAGGAGGGGTTGACCCTCGAAATGTTTCGTGATCAGCTGCGCACGGTGAAAAAAATGGGTTCGATGGAATCGCTGTTGAAAATGATTCCGGGGGCGGGAAAAGCCCTCAAGCAGGCCGGTGATATGCAGTTGCCTGACCAGGAGCTCAAAAAAATTGAAGCGATTATCAATTCGATGACGGTTCGCGAACGTCGCGACCACCGGATTCTCAACGGCTCACGGCGGCTGCGCATCGCCAACGGCAGCGGGACCCGGGTGCAGGACGTCAATCAATTGTTGAAAAAATTTACTGAAGCGCAAAAGATGATGAAAAAATTACAGAAGATGGGGCCCAAAGGGATACGCGGCATGTTCGGCTCGGGCGGCTCCCTCCCCTTTTAG
- the rpsP gene encoding 30S ribosomal protein S16: protein MSVKIRLARGGAKKRPFYQVVVADERFPRDGRFIENLGQYDPKPEPPMVTLNEERTLDWLQKGAQPTDTVRRLLRANGIWAKFKQPQA from the coding sequence ATGTCAGTTAAAATCAGACTCGCCCGTGGCGGCGCCAAGAAAAGACCGTTCTATCAGGTTGTGGTTGCCGACGAGCGGTTTCCCCGCGACGGTCGTTTTATTGAAAACCTGGGGCAGTACGACCCCAAACCCGAACCCCCGATGGTGACCCTGAACGAGGAACGGACACTTGACTGGCTGCAAAAAGGTGCTCAGCCGACCGATACGGTGCGGCGTTTGTTGCGCGCTAACGGGATTTGGGCGAAATTCAAGCAGCCGCAAGCATAA
- a CDS encoding KH domain-containing protein — translation MKEMIGFIARSLVENPAAVVVDQEQGADGSVLVKLGAAREDMGRIIGKQGRTAKAMRTLLNAKATRESKRASLQIME, via the coding sequence ATGAAAGAGATGATTGGCTTCATTGCCAGATCACTGGTGGAAAACCCTGCTGCAGTTGTTGTTGATCAGGAGCAGGGTGCCGATGGTTCGGTGCTGGTCAAGCTCGGCGCAGCACGCGAAGACATGGGGCGCATTATCGGCAAACAGGGGCGCACGGCCAAGGCGATGCGCACCTTGCTGAACGCCAAAGCCACCCGTGAAAGCAAACGCGCTTCTCTGCAGATCATGGAATGA
- the rimM gene encoding ribosome maturation factor RimM (Essential for efficient processing of 16S rRNA), producing the protein MMGESKQELFQVGVVVGVHGLRGDLKVRPQSDGSTMMLSAPALWLAHPGAKQERFVPLRALLHKKYILLRFKEAAQPEEAQRLVGCEIFMPYADLPPAGEDEDYWFDLEGLTVIDRRRGTIGRLDALFSTAAHDVYVVNGPFGEVMIPAVKQFVRDIDRQAKTMRVDLPDGLVPDVAAL; encoded by the coding sequence ATGATGGGCGAATCAAAACAGGAATTATTTCAGGTCGGTGTCGTAGTCGGAGTTCATGGACTGCGCGGCGACCTGAAAGTGCGTCCGCAGAGTGATGGTTCGACCATGATGCTCTCGGCACCAGCGCTCTGGTTGGCGCACCCCGGCGCAAAGCAGGAACGTTTTGTGCCGTTGCGTGCGTTGTTGCATAAAAAATATATTCTGTTGCGTTTCAAGGAAGCCGCGCAACCGGAAGAGGCGCAGCGCCTGGTTGGTTGCGAGATTTTCATGCCTTATGCCGATCTGCCGCCAGCGGGCGAGGATGAAGATTACTGGTTCGATCTTGAGGGGTTGACCGTTATCGACCGCCGTCGCGGTACAATCGGGCGTCTCGACGCGCTTTTTTCGACTGCGGCGCATGATGTCTATGTCGTGAACGGGCCATTTGGTGAAGTCATGATCCCGGCGGTGAAACAATTTGTGCGTGATATCGACCGCCAGGCAAAGACCATGCGGGTCGATTTGCCCGACGGGCTGGTGCCGGACGTTGCTGCGCTTTGA
- the trmD gene encoding tRNA (guanosine(37)-N1)-methyltransferase TrmD, whose translation MRFDVLSLFPAMFVSPFADSILGKALERRLIALVTHNLRDWATGKHKTTDDTPYGGGAGMVIKPEPVARALSDLRQLNRSAPVLLMTPQGRPFDQRAAERLADEPGLIFVCGRYEGFDERVRGMVDAEYSLGDFVLTGGELAAMTMIDAVARLAPGVLGSTGSAADDSFSDGLLEFPHYTRPVEFAGQRVPDILLSGNHGEIARWRRREQLRRTLQRRPELLDSAVLSASDAQLLAEVRREGEDG comes from the coding sequence CTGCGCTTTGATGTCCTGAGCCTCTTCCCGGCGATGTTTGTTTCCCCCTTTGCTGACAGTATTCTCGGCAAAGCACTTGAGCGTCGCTTGATCGCGCTGGTGACCCACAATCTGCGTGACTGGGCCACCGGGAAACATAAAACGACCGATGACACGCCCTACGGTGGCGGCGCCGGAATGGTGATCAAGCCGGAGCCGGTTGCCCGGGCGTTGTCTGATTTGCGCCAACTGAATCGATCGGCGCCGGTGTTGCTGATGACCCCCCAGGGGCGTCCGTTTGACCAGCGTGCAGCTGAACGACTTGCTGATGAGCCAGGTTTGATCTTTGTCTGCGGTCGCTATGAGGGGTTTGACGAACGCGTCCGGGGGATGGTCGATGCCGAATATTCACTCGGTGATTTTGTCCTGACTGGCGGTGAACTGGCGGCGATGACAATGATCGACGCGGTGGCCAGGCTGGCACCAGGGGTGCTGGGCAGCACCGGGAGTGCGGCGGATGATTCGTTCAGTGACGGCCTGCTGGAGTTCCCGCACTATACGCGCCCGGTCGAATTTGCCGGTCAGCGGGTGCCGGATATTTTGCTCTCGGGAAATCATGGCGAGATTGCCCGCTGGCGGCGTCGGGAGCAGCTGCGCCGGACATTGCAACGGCGTCCGGAACTGCTCGACAGCGCGGTCTTGAGTGCCAGCGACGCACAGCTGCTGGCTGAAGTGCGGCGCGAAGGCGAGGATGGCTGA
- a CDS encoding RNA methyltransferase, which produces MAAPLALALIHYPVLDKHGDVITSAVTNLDIHDIARTARTYGVARYYLVTPAAEQVRVVERILAHWQTGYGASYNPDRAEALALVRVVADVAAALADFAALTHAAPLPVLTGARRTDGLSVQACRALREQQPLLLLFGTGWGLADSFFAHNWPVLEPVQGGGDYNHLPVRSAVAIILDRLLAAPAAETV; this is translated from the coding sequence ATGGCCGCTCCGCTGGCGCTGGCATTGATCCATTATCCGGTGCTCGATAAGCACGGGGATGTGATCACCTCGGCGGTGACCAATCTGGATATCCATGATATCGCGCGCACCGCCCGCACTTATGGCGTCGCCCGTTATTATCTGGTGACCCCGGCAGCGGAGCAGGTACGTGTTGTCGAGCGTATTTTGGCGCATTGGCAAACCGGGTACGGGGCAAGCTATAATCCGGATCGGGCCGAGGCGTTGGCGCTGGTTCGGGTGGTTGCCGATGTTGCCGCGGCGCTGGCTGATTTTGCCGCGTTGACACACGCCGCACCGCTGCCCGTTTTGACCGGGGCGCGGCGTACCGACGGTCTCTCCGTTCAGGCCTGTCGGGCATTGCGTGAACAGCAGCCGTTGCTCCTGTTGTTCGGCACCGGCTGGGGGTTGGCCGACAGCTTTTTCGCACACAACTGGCCGGTGCTGGAACCGGTACAGGGGGGTGGAGATTATAATCATTTACCGGTGCGCTCTGCCGTGGCAATCATCCTTGATCGCTTGCTGGCAGCGCCCGCGGCAGAGACAGTGTAA
- the rplS gene encoding 50S ribosomal protein L19: MNIINSLELEQMKKGITAFKAGDTLRVHVRIVEGDKERIQVFQGVCIKRVNAGVGSSFTVRKISGGVGVERIFPLHGPAIDKIERVTIGRVRRAKLYYLRKLQGKAARIREKRYA; the protein is encoded by the coding sequence ATGAATATCATCAACAGTTTGGAACTGGAGCAGATGAAAAAAGGGATCACGGCATTCAAAGCTGGTGATACCTTGCGGGTTCATGTGCGGATTGTGGAAGGCGATAAAGAGCGGATTCAGGTTTTTCAGGGGGTTTGCATCAAGCGGGTCAACGCCGGCGTCGGCTCGTCCTTCACGGTCCGGAAGATTTCCGGCGGGGTTGGCGTCGAACGGATCTTCCCCCTGCATGGACCGGCGATCGACAAGATTGAGCGGGTGACGATTGGTCGCGTACGCCGCGCCAAGCTCTATTACTTGCGCAAGTTGCAGGGCAAGGCCGCGCGGATTCGCGAGAAGCGTTACGCGTGA
- a CDS encoding ribonuclease HII — protein MTLPLFPTESPSMLHFESQALRQGYRCVAGIDEAGRGPLAGPVAVAAVILPARFELPGLTDSKQLSERERERLFVEIRRQARAVGVALGWPDEIERINILQATLRTMVRAVGRLRCTPDYLLVDGISRLPTAIPQLPLKKGDARSVSIAAASVIAKVVRDRLMVNYDRRFPGYGFAQHKGYGSQQHLAAIAELGPCPIHRKTFRGVREHLAGS, from the coding sequence ATGACTTTACCTCTCTTCCCAACCGAATCGCCCTCGATGCTGCACTTTGAAAGCCAGGCACTGCGCCAGGGGTATCGCTGTGTTGCGGGGATCGATGAGGCCGGGCGGGGCCCGCTGGCCGGGCCGGTGGCCGTGGCGGCGGTTATTCTGCCTGCCCGGTTCGAACTGCCGGGGTTGACCGATTCGAAACAATTGAGTGAACGGGAACGGGAACGCCTGTTTGTGGAGATTCGTCGTCAGGCGCGCGCGGTTGGGGTGGCGCTGGGGTGGCCCGACGAGATTGAGCGCATCAATATCCTGCAAGCGACCTTGCGCACGATGGTCAGGGCGGTCGGGCGGCTGCGCTGCACACCGGATTATCTGCTCGTCGACGGGATATCACGGCTGCCGACGGCAATCCCGCAGCTGCCGTTAAAAAAAGGGGATGCACGATCCGTGTCGATCGCGGCGGCTTCGGTGATTGCCAAAGTGGTGCGCGATCGACTGATGGTCAACTACGACCGGCGTTTTCCCGGCTATGGTTTTGCTCAGCATAAAGGGTACGGCAGTCAGCAGCACCTGGCGGCGATTGCCGAACTTGGCCCCTGCCCGATTCACCGCAAAACGTTTCGCGGGGTGCGCGAGCATCTGGCTGGCTCATGA
- a CDS encoding YraN family protein, producing MTEARLALGQWGEDQAAQWLQAQGLRIVVRNYRTPVGEVDIIARDKATLIFVEVKTRRGNYFGTPQEAVGPRKQRQIIRAAQWYLVAEKVRGLPLRFDVIAIRYGTSPVIEHIPDAFAMP from the coding sequence ATGACAGAGGCACGTCTGGCCCTCGGGCAGTGGGGGGAAGATCAGGCTGCACAGTGGTTGCAGGCACAGGGATTGCGCATCGTGGTGCGCAATTATCGCACCCCGGTGGGGGAAGTTGATATTATTGCGCGCGACAAAGCCACGTTGATTTTTGTCGAGGTCAAGACCCGTCGCGGGAATTATTTCGGCACCCCGCAGGAAGCGGTCGGACCACGCAAACAGCGGCAGATCATCCGCGCCGCGCAGTGGTATCTGGTGGCGGAAAAGGTGCGTGGCCTGCCTCTGCGTTTTGATGTTATCGCCATCCGCTATGGCACGTCGCCGGTTATCGAGCACATCCCCGACGCGTTTGCCATGCCCTGA
- a CDS encoding NAD(+) synthase has translation MLTSLNSLGFCRVAVATPPLRVADVAFNVAALKTLAAQAGAHGCRLVVFPELCLTGYTCADLFYQTALLAAVHPALTELAAVTADGGPALAVGAPLVQDGRLFNCAVVLAGGRVLGAVPKTYLPNTQEFYEERWFSSARELHNRTILAGDCAVPCGTDLLFTAAELPGCTVGVEICEDLWAVTPPSAAQAAAGATVLINLSASPETLGKEAYRRELVRSQSGRCLAAYLYASAGAGESTTDLVYAGHSLIAENGVLLNESARFEFSAQLTVADIDVERLNNERRRNNSFADAATSDTVFRRLPLHLGGDSARQLERAVARTPFVPAGVTERAQRCRDVFAIQTTALSRRLDHTAARSAVIGISGGLDSTLALLVTVKSFARLGKDLHDIVAVTMPGPGTTQRTRNNAEQLAELLGVTLRTVPIGPAVSQHFADIGHDPNKHDVVFENAQARERTQILMDIANQSGGIVIGTGDLSELALGWCTYNADHMSMYGVNAGVPKTLVRYLIDWCAEAEFSAAIAAILYDIAATPVSPELLPPNASGEISQKTEETVGPYELHDFFLFQVVRMQFAPRKVLFLAAQAFGDDYPPAVLKHWLGIFYQRFFSQQFKRSCLPDGPKIGSVALSPRGDWRMPSDAVADLWLRELNELS, from the coding sequence ATGTTGACCTCGCTGAATTCTTTGGGCTTTTGTCGCGTTGCTGTTGCAACCCCCCCCCTGCGCGTCGCCGATGTTGCGTTTAATGTCGCCGCGTTAAAGACCCTGGCTGCCCAGGCCGGCGCGCACGGTTGCCGTCTGGTGGTCTTCCCCGAGTTGTGCCTGACCGGCTACACCTGTGCCGATCTCTTTTATCAGACCGCGCTGCTGGCGGCGGTTCACCCGGCACTGACTGAATTGGCGGCAGTGACTGCTGACGGCGGCCCGGCGCTGGCGGTCGGTGCGCCGCTGGTGCAGGACGGGCGGCTGTTCAACTGCGCGGTGGTGCTGGCGGGGGGGCGAGTGCTGGGCGCGGTACCGAAAACGTATCTTCCGAATACCCAGGAGTTTTACGAAGAACGCTGGTTTTCCTCGGCGCGCGAGCTGCACAACAGGACCATCCTGGCCGGTGATTGCGCGGTTCCCTGCGGCACCGACCTGCTCTTTACTGCCGCTGAACTCCCCGGTTGCACCGTCGGGGTAGAAATCTGTGAAGATCTCTGGGCGGTGACTCCGCCCAGCGCCGCGCAGGCGGCCGCTGGAGCGACCGTGCTGATCAACCTTTCCGCCAGCCCCGAAACCCTTGGCAAAGAGGCCTATCGCCGCGAATTGGTGCGTTCTCAATCAGGGCGCTGTCTGGCGGCCTATCTCTATGCTTCGGCCGGAGCGGGGGAATCGACGACCGATCTGGTCTACGCCGGACATTCACTGATTGCCGAGAACGGGGTGCTGCTCAACGAAAGCGCGCGTTTCGAATTCTCCGCCCAGTTAACGGTTGCCGATATCGATGTCGAGCGGCTCAACAACGAACGCCGCCGCAATAACAGTTTTGCCGATGCCGCGACCAGCGACACGGTTTTTCGCCGTCTGCCACTGCACTTGGGGGGCGATTCTGCCCGACAACTGGAACGCGCTGTGGCGCGCACCCCGTTCGTTCCAGCGGGGGTGACCGAGCGTGCGCAACGTTGTCGCGATGTCTTTGCTATCCAGACGACGGCGCTTTCCCGGCGGCTCGACCATACGGCGGCGCGCAGTGCGGTCATCGGAATTTCGGGAGGGCTTGATTCGACCCTGGCGCTGCTGGTGACGGTCAAATCGTTTGCCCGACTGGGCAAGGATCTGCACGATATTGTCGCGGTGACGATGCCCGGTCCGGGGACGACACAACGGACCCGGAACAACGCTGAACAGTTGGCTGAACTGCTCGGTGTCACCCTGCGCACCGTGCCGATCGGCCCGGCGGTCAGCCAGCATTTTGCTGATATTGGCCACGATCCCAACAAGCATGATGTTGTTTTTGAAAATGCCCAGGCGCGCGAGCGCACCCAGATTCTGATGGATATCGCCAACCAGAGTGGCGGGATTGTCATCGGCACCGGTGACCTGTCGGAACTGGCGCTTGGCTGGTGTACCTACAATGCCGACCATATGTCGATGTACGGGGTCAACGCCGGGGTCCCGAAAACACTGGTTCGCTATCTGATCGACTGGTGTGCCGAGGCGGAATTTTCCGCCGCGATTGCCGCGATTCTGTACGATATCGCGGCGACGCCGGTGTCTCCCGAATTGCTCCCCCCGAACGCGTCTGGTGAGATTTCCCAGAAGACTGAAGAGACGGTCGGGCCTTACGAACTGCACGATTTTTTCCTTTTTCAGGTGGTGCGCATGCAGTTTGCGCCGCGCAAGGTGCTGTTCCTCGCGGCGCAGGCGTTCGGCGATGATTATCCGCCGGCGGTGCTCAAGCACTGGTTAGGCATCTTCTACCAGCGTTTTTTCAGCCAGCAGTTCAAACGCTCCTGCCTCCCCGACGGGCCGAAGATCGGTAGTGTGGCGTTGTCGCCGCGCGGCGACTGGCGCATGCCGAGTGACGCCGTTGCGGACTTGTGGCTCCGGGAATTGAACGAACTGTCATGA